In the Primulina eburnea isolate SZY01 unplaced genomic scaffold, ASM2296580v1 ctg739_ERROPOS11973397, whole genome shotgun sequence genome, one interval contains:
- the LOC140822207 gene encoding probable calcium-binding protein CML46 encodes MILIHPLMKCKRVVETLSSKDMEMVLKRLGLHHTSNGGNFPSRLDENDVFALFESRSPRLDEVEEALMCSIRTRMGSKMEEGRRMIGAFDENGDGMMDFDEFVKFMENSSL; translated from the exons ATGATTTTGATCCATCCATTGATGAAGTGCAAAAGGGTTGTCGAAACTTTGTCATCCAAGGACATGGAGATGGTTTTGAAAAGATTAGGTTTGCATCACACTTCAAACGGTGGGAATTTTCCATCACGGTTGGACGAGAACGACGTTTTCGCCCTCTTCGAATCGAGAAGTCCTCGTTTGGATGAAGTTGAGGAGGCTTTGATGTGTTCGATAAGAACAAGGATGG GATCCAAAATGGAGGAGGGTAGAAGGATGATTGGTGCTTTTGATGAAAATGGAGATGGCATGATGGATTTTGATGAATTTGTCAAGTTTATGGAGAATAGTTCATTGTAA